Proteins co-encoded in one Muntiacus reevesi chromosome 13, mMunRee1.1, whole genome shotgun sequence genomic window:
- the MAB21L2 gene encoding protein mab-21-like 2 — protein sequence MIAAQAKLVYQLNKYYTERCQARKAAIAKTIREVCKVVSDVLKEVEVQEPRFISSLSEIDARYEGLEVISPTEFEVVLYLNQMGVFNFVDDGSLPGCAVLKLSDGRKRSMSLWVEFITASGYLSARKIRSRFQTLVAQAVDKCSYRDVVKMIADTSEVKLRIRERYVVQITPAFKCTGIWPRSAAQWPMPHIPWPGPNRVAEVKAEGFNLLSKECYSLTGKQSSAESDAWVLQFGEAENRLLMGGCRNKCLSVLKTLRDRHLELPGQPLNNYHMKTLLLYECEKHPRETDWDEACLGDRLNGILLQLISCLQCRRCPHYFLPNLDLFQGKPHSALESAAKQTWRLAREILTNPKSLDKL from the coding sequence GAGAGGTCTGTAAGGTGGTCTCGGACGTGCTCAAGGAGGTGGAGGTGCAGGAGCCTCGCTTCATCAGCTCCCTGAGCGAGATCGATGCCCGCTACGAGGGTCTGGAGGTCATCTCGCCCACGGAATTCGAGGTGGTGCTCTACCTAAACCAGATGGGCGTCTTCAACTTCGTGGACGACGGCTCGCTGCCCGGCTGCGCGGTGCTCAAACTGAGCGATGGGCGGAAGCGGAGCATGTCTCTCTGGGTCGAGTTCATCACGGCGTCCGGCTACCTCTCGGCACGCAAGATCCGCTCCCGTTTCCAGacgctggtggctcaggcggtggACAAGTGCAGCTACCGGGACGTGGTCAAGATGATCGCGGACACCAGCGAGGTCAAGCTGCGCATCAGGGAGCGCTATGTGGTGCAAATCACTCCTGCGTTCAAGTGCACCGGTATCTGGCCCCGCAGCGCGGCGCAGTGGCCGATGCCCCACATCCCCTGGCCTGGCCCCAACCGGGTGGCGGAGGTCAAGGCCGAAGGGTTCAACTTGCTCTCTAAGGAGTGCTACTCGCTGACCGGCAAGCAGAGCTCCGCCGAGAGCGACGCCTGGGTGCTCCAGTTCGGGGAGGCTGAAAACCGCCTGCTGATGGGCGGCTGCCGAAACAAGTGTCTCTCGGTGCTGAAGACGCTGCGGGACCGCCACCTGGAGCTGCCGGGCCAGCCGCTCAACAACTACCACATGAAGACGCTGCTGCTATACGAGTGCGAGAAGCACCCGCGGGAGACGGACTGGGACGAGGCGTGCCTGGGGGACCGGCTCAACGGCATCCTGCTGCAGCTCATCTCCTGCCTGCAGTGCCGCCGCTGCCCCCACTACTTTCTGCCCAACCTCGACCTCTTCCAGGGCAAGCCCCACTCGGCCCTGGAGAGCGCTGCCAAGCAGACCTGGAGGCTGGCCAGGGAAATTCTCACCAATCCCAAAAGCCTGGACAAGTTATAG